The DNA window CGGCGATGACCAGCGCGCCGGCGAAGGTCAGGATCATGATGCGGCGGTGATCGGCGATCTCGTGCCGGTGCGCCCTCCAGATGCCGAGCGGGACCACCAGCAGCGTGAAGATCGACAGCAGGTGGATCGGGCTCCACGGACCTATCAGCCGGATCTGATGGATCCAGAACGAACTCGCCGCCACCGACATCATCAGGCAAACCCAGATCCAGCCGATGGTGCGATGAGGCAGCGTTCCCTTCGGCGCGGCGAACTGCACCACGCCAAGCACGAAGGCGCTCATCGCCGCGAGGGCATGAAAGGGAATGGCGGGAGCGGCGTTGAGCAGCGGCGCAAGGCTCATGACTCAAGGCTCATGACTCAGGGCTCACGGCGCGCCCCCCGGTTTCGATGTGGGCCCAAACTCCGGATGTGTTGGGTCAACACATCGATGTTAATATATTTAACATCGATGTGCATCACAACTTAAGGCGCGCCGCTTCACGCGCCGTATTTCGTAGGTTTTACAGGCTTATATCAGTCGTTTTACCGATTCGGATTTAGCCCGCAAAAGCTCGCCGGAACGCGAATTCCCGGCGCTGACGGCCGCCCGCCCCACGCGACGACAGGGCACCCGCCCCCGTTGCACTCAGAACGGAATATCGTCGTCCATGTCGCTGTTGCGGGCACCGGCTGCCGCGACGGCGCGGCGCGGCGCGGCGCTGGACGGACCGCCGGAGCCGAAATCGCCGCCGGCGGAATCATCGGGTCCGAAACTGCCGCCGCCGCCGCTGCGGCCATCGAGCATGGTCAGCGTCGAGTTGAAGCCCTGCAGCACCACCTCGGTCGAGTACTTCTCGACGCCGCTCGCGTCGGTCCATTTACGGGTCTGGAGCGCGCCCTCGATGTACACCTTGGCGCCCTTTTTGAGATACTGCTCGACGACCTTGCAGAGCGGTTCGGAGAAGATCACCACCCGATGCCACTCGGTTTTTTCCTTGCGCTCGCCGGTCGCCTTGTCGCGCCAGGACTCGGAGGTCGCCACGCTCAGATTGGCAATCGGACGGCCATCCTGCGTCCGCCGGATTTCAGGATCCTTGCCGAGATTTCCGACCAGAATCACCTTGTTTACACTTCCCGCCATCGCCGCTCTCCACTCCTGGACATCACTGGGTTTGCCGGACGCCAGGCTTTTCGGCCTGAGCGCCGTTATTGCCTTGGGGACCAACTTTGAACCCGACCCTATACGTTCGCCGATCCGGAACGCCTGACGATCCCTTGGTTATCCACATATAGCACTGCCCGCGCGAATGTTCCAGTTTTGTTCCGTCTGGGCGGGCAACAGCGGTATCACAATGCGCCTACCCCCCGCGGCTGTGAAAAAACTATGTAGAATCAACAATTTACACCAAATACACTTGGCCGCTAAGTGTTGCATTTCGGAGACGGATTTTCGGGCTGAATCGGATATCCTGACTCTAGGGATTTTTAGATCGTCGCGGCGATCACTTCACAATTTGAAACGCTTCGGGATTAAGCGAAGCGGACAAAGCCGGGGAGATACTACTATGAAGAGGTTTTTGCTGGCTACGGTTGGTCTCGTTGCACTGGGCATGGCCGGTCCCGCAGCGGCTGCGGATCTTTACACCAAGGCGCCGCCGCCGATGATCCCCGCGGCCTATGATTGGAGCGGCTTCTATACCGGTTTCAACGGCGGCTGGGGATCGAGCCACAAGTGCTGGGATGCACTGCTCCCGAGCGGTGCACTTATAGGCAGCGAAGGTTGCCACGACGCCACCGGTGGCGTCGCCGGCGGTCAGATGGGTTATCGCTGGCAGACCAGTTCATGGGTGTTCGGCGTCGAAGGCCAGGGCGACTGGGCCGATCTTCGCGGCTCCAACGTCAGTGTGCTTTTCCCGACTTTCACCAACAGCTCGAAGGTCGATGCGTTCGGATTGTTCACCGGCCAGGTCGGCTATGCCTGGAACACCGTGCTGGCCTACGTGAAGGGAGGCGCTGCGGTGACTGCTGATCGTTTCAGTGTGTCGACCACGGCCGGTAACGTGCTCGCCGGGGTCACCGGCGATCAAACCCGCTGGGGTGGCACGGTCGGGGCCGGCCTTGAATTCGCCTTCGCGCCGGACTGGTCGGCCGCCATCGAGTACGATCATTTGTTCATGCAGGACAAGAGCACGACGTTTATCGACCCGGTGGCCGGTTTCCTGTTCGGCAGCGACCGCATCCGCCAGGATGTCGATCTCGTCACCCTGCGCATCAATTACCGCTGGTTCGGCCCTACCATTCCGAAGTACTGACCTCAGTCTGAACTGAGCCTCCCAAACTAAGCAAAGGCCGGCCTCGCGCCGGCCTTTTTATTTGCACCTAGCCGCATACGCCCTGCCTGCAACCCGCTCCGCAACAAACCGTTGATGGCTTGCAGGGAGCACTGGATATCCGCGCCCGTTCTTCCTATGTTCCGAGCTCACCCATTGGCGTCCGATCGCCCGGTTTTCCGGAAGATGCGCGCCTGAACGCGGCGCGAGGCGCGCCTGGAAATGCCGATATGGATGAAGTGATCAGGGCGAAGCGCCAGCAGACCGCCGCGTCGGGCACGCGCGCGATAACGATACGCGGCGCGCGCGAGCATAATCTCAAGAACATCGACCTGGAAATACCGCGCGACCGGCTGGTGGTCTTCACGGGGTTGTCGGGCTCGGGCAAATCCTCGCTCGCCTTCGATACCATCTATGCCGAGGGGCAACGGCGCTACGTCGAATCGTTGTCGGCCTATGCGCGCCAGTTCCTCGAGATGATGCAGAAGCCGGACGTCGACCAGATCGACGGCTTGTCTCCTGCCATCTCCATCGAGCAGAAGACCACTTCGAAAAATCCGCGCTCCACCGTCGGCACCGTCACCGAAATCTACGACTACATGCGGTTGTTGTGGTCGCGGGTCGGCGTGCCCTATTCGCCCGCGACCGGCTTGCCGATCGAGAGCCAGATCGTCTCGCAGATGGTCGATCGCGTGCTGGCGCTGCCGGAGGGCACCCGCCTCTATCTGCTGGCGCCTGTGGTGCGCGGCCGCAAGGGCGAGTACCGCAAGGAACTCGCCGAATATCTCAAGAAGGGATTTCAGCGCGTCAAGATCGACGGCACCTTTCACGAACTGGCGGAAGCGCCGGTGCTCGACAAGAAATTCCCGCACGACATCGACGTGGTGGTCGACCGCATCGTGGTCCGGCCGGACATCGGCCAGCGGCTGGCGGAAAGTTTTGAAACCGCGCTCAAGCTCGCCGAGGGCCTGGCGGTGATCGAATATGCGGATGCGCCGGCGGCTCAACCATCATCCTTCGAGACGCGCCCGGCGGGCGCTCCCTCGGTGAGCGCGGAGCGCTCATCCGGGGATGAGGACGG is part of the Bradyrhizobium erythrophlei genome and encodes:
- a CDS encoding DUF2306 domain-containing protein; translation: MSLAPLLNAAPAIPFHALAAMSAFVLGVVQFAAPKGTLPHRTIGWIWVCLMMSVAASSFWIHQIRLIGPWSPIHLLSIFTLLVVPLGIWRAHRHEIADHRRIMILTFAGALVIAGLFTLLPGRIMHTVVFGP
- a CDS encoding single-stranded DNA-binding protein is translated as MAGSVNKVILVGNLGKDPEIRRTQDGRPIANLSVATSESWRDKATGERKEKTEWHRVVIFSEPLCKVVEQYLKKGAKVYIEGALQTRKWTDASGVEKYSTEVVLQGFNSTLTMLDGRSGGGGSFGPDDSAGGDFGSGGPSSAAPRRAVAAAGARNSDMDDDIPF
- a CDS encoding outer membrane protein → MKRFLLATVGLVALGMAGPAAAADLYTKAPPPMIPAAYDWSGFYTGFNGGWGSSHKCWDALLPSGALIGSEGCHDATGGVAGGQMGYRWQTSSWVFGVEGQGDWADLRGSNVSVLFPTFTNSSKVDAFGLFTGQVGYAWNTVLAYVKGGAAVTADRFSVSTTAGNVLAGVTGDQTRWGGTVGAGLEFAFAPDWSAAIEYDHLFMQDKSTTFIDPVAGFLFGSDRIRQDVDLVTLRINYRWFGPTIPKY